DNA from Asanoa sp. WMMD1127:
AAGACGTCGTCGGTCACAGCCGCAACTCTGCGCCGGTCGGGCGGCCCGGTCAGGCGGGGAAATACCCCACTTTCAGAGCTGGTCGCGCCGCGCGCTGTACCAGGCGGCGATCTGCGCCCGGGACCGGAATCCGAGGCGCAGGCGGATCCGTTCGACGTGCCCCTCGGCCGAGCGCTCGTCGATGCCCATGCGGGCCGCGATCTCGCGGTTGGTGCACCCTTGGCTCACCAGTTCCGCCACCTCGCGCTGGCGGGCCGTCAACGTGTCGGTGCGGCGCCGCGCCACGGGCAGGCCGAGGAACCGGCGGACCACGCGGACGAGCTCGTCGCGGTCACCCGCGTACGGGATGTGCGACCGGCCCGGCAGCAGCGCCAACTCGGCCCCGCTGATGCCGTCGGCCAGGGCCCGCGCCTGCGCGACCGGTGCGGCGCGGTCGCCGGTGCGGTGCACCACCAGCGTCGGCGCCCGCACGGCACCGAGCTGGTCGGAGACGTCGAGCGCGTAGCTGAGCGCCAGCAGCTCGCGGGCGGTCGCCGCGCTCGCGCAGGCGCGCTGGTAGCGGGCGAGCTCGGCCCGGGTCGCGCGGTCGGCGTCGGGGGCGAAGATGTCGGTCAG
Protein-coding regions in this window:
- a CDS encoding alpha/beta fold hydrolase, with translation MEQRLGQVVLADGTAVAYASVGAGRPLVYVMGWLTHLRLGWELPAERALYEALGRGCRLVRYDRAGTGLSAAARRPASLAFELEQLAAVAATLDGPLDLMGTSMGAPVAAAFAASRPDAVRRLVLYGGWVRGAELSPPGVRDHVLGLVESHWGLGSDVLTDIFAPDADRATRAELARYQRACASAATARELLALSYALDVSDQLGAVRAPTLVVHRTGDRAAPVAQARALADGISGAELALLPGRSHIPYAGDRDELVRVVRRFLGLPVARRRTDTLTARQREVAELVSQGCTNREIAARMGIDERSAEGHVERIRLRLGFRSRAQIAAWYSARRDQL